A genomic window from Salvia miltiorrhiza cultivar Shanhuang (shh) chromosome 5, IMPLAD_Smil_shh, whole genome shotgun sequence includes:
- the LOC130986612 gene encoding protein EXPRESSION OF TERPENOIDS 1-like isoform X1, with protein MSGFLSLSHRDDHEEIYNKGFELCQQQQHSKQDVGVSSRQSYGSGAVELGFDAMSGGVGRVEMINCQDCGNQAKKDCEHMRCRTCCKSRGFPCQTHVKSTWVPAARRRERLQQQVVRGENLKRLRENSAGATGGFEVGQFPPEVNSPAVFRCVRVSAMDDAEETLAYQTAVNIGGHVFKGILYDQGPDSRYHGGGGGESSGGSQPHQLAAAPPSAVATTSNLNASILDASMYPNQLSSYMSGTQFFLPPRP; from the exons ATGTCTGGGTTTCTCTCACTAAGCCACAGAGACGATCACGAGGAGATCTACAACAAGGGTTTCGAATTAtgtcagcagcagcagcacagCAAGCAAGACGTGGGCGTTTCGAGTAGGCAGAGCTACGGCAGCGGCGCAGTGGAATTAGGGTTTGACGCGATGAGCGGTGGTGTGGGAAGAGTGGAGATGATAAACTGTCAGGATTGTGGGAATCAAGCCAAGAAAGACTGCGAGCACATGAGGTGCAGAACCTGCTGCAAGAGCCGCGGATTTCCCTGCCAAACCCACGTCAAGAGCACCTGGGTTCCGGCCGCCCGCCGCCGCGAGAGGCTGCAGCAGCAGGTTGTTAGAGGTGAGAATCTTAAACGTCTCAGGGAGAATTCCGCCGGCGCCACCGGAG GGTTTGAGGTGGGGCAGTTTCCGCCGGAAGTAAATTCTCCGGCGGTTTTCCGGTGTGTGAGGGTGAGCGCGATGGACGATGCGGAGGAGACTTTGGCGTATCAGACGGCGGTGAACATCGGAGGGCATGTTTTCAAGGGAATTCTCTATGATCAAGGCCCCGATTCCCGGTACCAcggtggcggtggaggagaAAGCAGCGGAGGGTCGCAGCCACATCAGCTCGCTGCAGCGCCGCCCTCTGCCGTTGCCACGACGAGCAACCTCAATGCCTCCATTCTTGATGCTTCAATGTATCCGAATCAGCTAAGTAGCTACATGTCGGGTACGCAGTTTTTCTTACCACCGAGGCCTTGA
- the LOC130986612 gene encoding protein EXPRESSION OF TERPENOIDS 1-like isoform X2, whose protein sequence is MSGFLSLSHRDDHEEIYNKGFELCQQQQHSKQDVGVSSRQSYGSGAVELGFDAMSGGVGRVEMINCQDCGNQAKKDCEHMRCRTCCKSRGFPCQTHVKSTWVPAARRRERLQQQVVRGFEVGQFPPEVNSPAVFRCVRVSAMDDAEETLAYQTAVNIGGHVFKGILYDQGPDSRYHGGGGGESSGGSQPHQLAAAPPSAVATTSNLNASILDASMYPNQLSSYMSGTQFFLPPRP, encoded by the exons ATGTCTGGGTTTCTCTCACTAAGCCACAGAGACGATCACGAGGAGATCTACAACAAGGGTTTCGAATTAtgtcagcagcagcagcacagCAAGCAAGACGTGGGCGTTTCGAGTAGGCAGAGCTACGGCAGCGGCGCAGTGGAATTAGGGTTTGACGCGATGAGCGGTGGTGTGGGAAGAGTGGAGATGATAAACTGTCAGGATTGTGGGAATCAAGCCAAGAAAGACTGCGAGCACATGAGGTGCAGAACCTGCTGCAAGAGCCGCGGATTTCCCTGCCAAACCCACGTCAAGAGCACCTGGGTTCCGGCCGCCCGCCGCCGCGAGAGGCTGCAGCAGCAGGTTGTTAGAG GGTTTGAGGTGGGGCAGTTTCCGCCGGAAGTAAATTCTCCGGCGGTTTTCCGGTGTGTGAGGGTGAGCGCGATGGACGATGCGGAGGAGACTTTGGCGTATCAGACGGCGGTGAACATCGGAGGGCATGTTTTCAAGGGAATTCTCTATGATCAAGGCCCCGATTCCCGGTACCAcggtggcggtggaggagaAAGCAGCGGAGGGTCGCAGCCACATCAGCTCGCTGCAGCGCCGCCCTCTGCCGTTGCCACGACGAGCAACCTCAATGCCTCCATTCTTGATGCTTCAATGTATCCGAATCAGCTAAGTAGCTACATGTCGGGTACGCAGTTTTTCTTACCACCGAGGCCTTGA